Proteins encoded within one genomic window of Episyrphus balteatus chromosome 1, idEpiBalt1.1, whole genome shotgun sequence:
- the LOC129907078 gene encoding UDP-glucosyltransferase 2-like, whose product MWTWYKFVILLGFLALLIGQIESANILGVFTSSSPSHQIVHVSYAKALAERGHNVTVVTTIPLKDKNPKYLHILITPSDAANKIIDAMKAKASEKPGGLIDSAKTALDNLLALGSIQADSLKDERFQDFMNNPDNKFDLLIVGYFLNDFHVGLGAHFKCPVVLSWAGAPLDMLNRYVGNPAEIAYVQAINVYGASDPTKFTGRLKNFFIFLMSKLMETIMNFQMKYLYE is encoded by the coding sequence ATGTGGACATGGTATAAGTTTGTCATTCTATTAGGCTTCCTTGCCCTTTTAATCGGACAAATAGAATCGGCAAACATCCTTGGAGTCTTCACTAGCAGCAGTCCGTCACATCAAATTGTTCACGTATCCTATGCCAAGGCTCTGGCCGAACGTGGTCACAATGTAACAGTCGTAACAACAATCCCCTTAAAGGACAAAAACCCCAAGTATCTTCATATATTAATTACTCCAAGTGATGcagcaaacaaaataattgatGCAATGAAAGCAAAAGCCAGTGAAAAACCTGGCGGATTAATTGATTCCGCTAAAACTGCCTTGGATAATCTACTAGCATTGGGAAGTATTCAAGCTGATAGTCTGAAAGATGAGCGTTTTCAAGACTTCATGAACAATCCCGATAACAAATTCGATCTTTTAATTGTTGGTTATTTCTTGAATGATTTCCATGTTGGTCTTGGAGCTCATTTCAAGTGTCCAGTTGTTTTAAGTTGGGCAGGAGCTCCTCTCGATATGCTCAACAGATATGTTGGAAATCCTGCAGAAATCGCATATGTACAAGCGATAAATGTCTACGGTGCATCAGACCCAACAAAATTCACAGGAAgacttaaaaacttttttatttttctcatgtCGAAGCTCATGGAAacaataatgaattttcaaatgaaGTATTTATATGAGTGA